In Acidisarcina polymorpha, the DNA window TATGGTACTTTATGCGTACCGGGGAGATCTCCGCTTCAAAGTGGGGACTCTGTGGGGACTAACGTACGCCCCTTTTCTTCGGTCTGAGCATTATTTACAGGCAGAACATCACCAAAGACGCGGTCCAGCTTCCCGGCAGAAATCGCCATGTATTCTGGGGATAAATGCGCATATCTGGTGGTCATCCTCGGCGTACGATGACCCAGCATTTGACCGATCGTATGCAGGTTGACTCCCTCCATAGCAAGCCAACTCGCGTGCGTATGGCGCAGGGAATGGAACGATGCGTCCTGGATTCCGACAGCGCCGAACAATCGACGCGTGTAGACGGTTAGCTTATGCGCGTCGACGTCCCCAAAGACTGGGCCCGACGGCTGTCCCACCGGCAGGCTCATGAGCACCAGGGCCGCTAATTCGTTTAAGACCAACACCCGTAAGCTGCCATTCTTCGTCTCGCGGAGATAAAGGCGCCTATTCGGTATGTCCACGTCGATCCATCGCAGACTCAACAGTTCTCCACGGCGCATCCCGGTGAATGCAGCCATGGCAATTGGGGCTCGCATCCACTCTGGCGCTGCCTCGAGTGCCATTTTCAACTCTAGCGGCGTGAGGTAGCGAGTCCGTCCTTCGGGTATCCGCGGCAGCTTTGCCCCTAACGCCGGGTTTTCATGCAGTAATTCCCACTCGACGGCGAGCTTTAGAGCATGTTTCAGAACAGACATCTCCTTCGTCACTGTGCCGGCCGCCACTTCGGTGCTGCGTTCAGAGATAAACTCGCTCACGATTCGTTTGGTGATGTCCTTCGCCCGCGATGGCAAATGAGAGACTAGCGTCTTCAAGATGGTGTCCAGACGTTCGAAAGTGGTCGGCCGGATCCTCATCTTCTGGTGACGCTTGTAGCGCACAAACAATGCCTCAACCGTGATGTCTGACGTGTGTTTGACCCCGAGTATCCGCTCTTGTTGAGCCTTAGTCTTGAACCCTTGCAGGGCCGTTAGCGCCTGGGTGCGCGTGCTGGCCTGTACCTTGACCTTCTTGCGAGCGCCCGTGGCATCGACAAAACTTACCCACCAGCCCGGCCGATCTATGCGCTGAAACACCCCATCTCGTACCTTAGCCTTTGGCACTTGCTGCTCCTTCTGCTTTTGCTTCAATCTCTGTCCAGTTACGGGTCACCCATTTCTCTTGAATGTGAGCTTGACGAGGTCCCATCATGCGATTCACGTGGGCTACAATGTACTTCTTCTGAGATCCATATCGCTTCGTGGGTCTCCAGAGGCTGAAAGCCTCGGCTGCGAATTGTATACGCTTAGTCGCGGCTATGTTCCGAGGACTTTCCGCTGCTGCACGCCTTCCACACTCACTGTGGCGGATCCCGTCCTTATATAGGGCATTTGGTTCACGACTCTTCACGCCGTACTTGTTGCACACTCGACATTTGAAGACCCGGTTGCGCCATGGACTATCTATCAAAAGCGTAAATATGCGCGCTGCTTCCTCTTTGCCATCCAACAACCACTGACCCGGTTCTAACCCCAGGCGTAGTCGCTGTGAGCCAAAAAGGGCGGAAAGACCTCTATCGTGGGCGACGACCATAGGCCGGAAGCTACCCACGTACTCCTGAACCTGACCATATGCGCTGAGGGTATCTTGCAACTTGCGGACTCGAGGCTCCTCGACACCGTCTTTATAAGCAGTGTTGATCCACTCGTCCATGTAGGTCCGCAATAACTCTCCCGCCAGACCATACGAGTTCAATGCGCCGAGTAAGTATTGAGGAGTGATACCCGTTCTAATCTCCATTTATTTATGTTGCACGCTATGGGCTTAGCTTGCAACGTAAACTTCACCAATCGCTCGTTCTTATGCGATGTACTGCTTTTAGAAGCAAGTGTCGCATAACAACGAGCTTGCTCAACTAAGGCAATGTGGAGGGATCGAGTGCTCAATTCTGCAGTTGTGATCAGTGCGGGATCAAGGCGGCGGTATCTGAGCGTCGCGGAAGCGGAGGCGGAATTTGGAATCTCCCGCTGGACGTGGCGACGGATGGCGTATGACGGGCGAATTGCTTCCAGCAAGGTGGGCACGAGACTGCTCATTCCGGTCGGGGAGTGCGATCGCGTTATCCGCGAGGGTGCGCGGCCTCGTCTGGCGGAGGCTGTTAAACGGCTTCCTGCGTAAAACCCTCGAGCCAAAGATTGAACGCGAAATAAGCGAGGCAGTGCAGCCTAGCTGGATGGGCTCCTGGGTGGACATCGACAGCCAGACCTACTTCTTGGGTCAAAAAAACCCGTCGGGAGCGGACCCTAGGGTACAGAAAGGACTACGAATAGCTATGAATAACGATATCGTGCCACTCCCGAAATCGGGATGCCCTTTCCCCGCCGTGCAGCTGCGCCAGTATCGTGCGGAGCTGATCCGCGAAGTTACCCACATCGAAGAGTTTCACCTAGATGCGGATCGGCGCCGCCGGCCGTACCCTGACGCGCTACTAGCGCTTGATCGGCTGCGCCTGGCCCACGAAGAGATTTCGGAGTGCGGCTGCTGGTATGCCCCAGTAAAAGCTGCAAAGGAGGCCGCGTGAAACAGCGTTCTCCTGCCTTTCAATTCTTCCCTCGCCAGTTCGCGGGTGACGATGAAGTCATGTCCATGGACCTCGACACTGTCGGCGCCCACATATTACTAATTTGCGCAGCTGCAGCATCACCGGAATGTTTCCGGATTGCTTCCGACGAGCACGCAATCCGCACGCGACTGCGGAACCCATCAGACGACAACTGGCAAAGAATCAAACTACAGCTGCTGCGCGGTGCATGGAAGATAGACGCCGACGGTAAGTGGTGGATGCAGGACGGATTACGCAGATCCTTTGAAAAACAGAGAATTTTCAGCGAAACTCAGCAGTACAGAGCAAATCAACGCTACCGGAATGTTGCCGGAACGCAGCCGGAAGTGTTACCAAAAGGCTCCCGAGAAGATGCCGGAGATGCACCCAAAAGCTGCTCTTCTTCTTCATCTTCTACTTCTATATATATGTCCGAAAACCTCGGGCTTTATTCAGAGGCCTGGAATGAACTCCGCGGTTCATTAGCAGCCGTTACGAGGCTTTCCGCCGGTCGAAAAGCGAAGTTAAAGAAACGCATTGCTGAAGGCCTGACGCTCGAGACGTTTCGTTCTGTAGTGAAAACGTGCGCCACAACGCCATATCTTTGTGGGGGCGGAAGCGAAGGCTGGCGGGTGGACTTTGAGTGGCTGATTGCAAACGACACAAATGTCTTGAAGGTCCTGGAAGGCAAGTATCGTGCTTCAAAGCCTGCAATCACCGCTCAGGAGTATTTGGTCGACAATCCCTACGACGAGCCCGAATACCAGAGCAATGCAACGGCGGTGCAGCAATGAACGAGATGGTTGCGCGGACAGAGCATGAACTTTTGGGGATCATTCTTCTGGACAATGCCCACTTTCACGAAGCTGCAGAGGGCCTGAACTCTTCGGACTTTGGCCTCAGCAGCCACAGGGAAATATTCTGTGCGATCGCGAGTGTGGTTGAGTCCGGCAGGGTTGCGGACCTCACGAGCGTAGCACAGCGGCTCGACAAAATCGGCGGTCTCGCGAAGGTGGGCGGCTTCGCCTACCTCAACGGGCTAGATGAAGGACTTTTACTCACCCGGCGGAGCGTGGCCAATTTCGTCGACGCGATCAAGACCGCCTCACTGCGCCGCCAACTCAGCAGGATCGGAGGGTCGCTTGTTACCTCAGCCGGTGAACCAAGCATCGATCCGCAGGAAGCTATCAGTCTCACCGAGGAAGCACTGCTGGAGCTACTCGCTAAATCAAGCGCAGTTCAGAATCAGCCCATTACCGAGTTAGTGCCGACCGCCATGGCCGAGATCCGGAAGGACAGAGGCCGCACGGCTGCATTGCTTGGTTTGACAACAGGGATTTCTCGTTTAGATCACCTCACTCGAGGAGTCCAGCCTGGCGAGGTTTGGATTGTGGGAGCGGGATCCGGCGCCGGCAAGACATCGCTCGAAATCCAAATGGCAATCGCAAACTGCGTCGCCGGCGTACCGACCCTACTGTTCTCGATCGAGATGACGGCAGAGCAACTTTTGCGGCGGATCTTCGCAGTCATAAGTGGAGTGCCGTTCTTTCGCGTCCGGGATCCAAGTCTGGCAAATTCCAGTGAGATTGCAGACCTTGAGCAGGCTGCGGACGAAGTCGCGAAGTGGCCGCTGCACATAGAGGACGCAGCTGGGCTAACGATCTCGAAGATTGTTGCCAAGTCCCGGCTTGCCGTGCGGCGTCATGGAGTTAAGTTGATCGGGGTCGATTACGTTCAAATCGTGAATGCTCCCGGTAAAGACGAGAGACTACGGGTGGCTTCCATATCAAGGGCGCTCACGGCCCTTGCAAAAGATGAAGCAGTGCCTGTTATCGCGCTGTCGCAACTCGCAAGAGCCGATCGCTCCTCGCCTAACCGACGACCAAGGATGAGCGACCTGCGCGAGTCATCGCAACTCGAAAATGACGCCCACGTAGTAATCCTCCTCCACAGGGAAATCGACGAAAAGTTTGGGAAGTTAAGCACAAACGGTGAGCTAATTATCGCAAAACAGCGATCCGGCGAGACGGGCGCATTCCCCATCGTCTTCGACAAGCGGTCTTTGACTTTTAGAGAGGCTCCTCAGCAGGCATCCGCGTGAAGCTTTCCCACGGAAGCCGCCACGCGTACAAGGGAAGCGTTTAAATAGGCAGTCCAGCGCGGGATACGCAACAGCCGCCGCGCCTAATTCAACTTTAACGAACTATCCGAAAGGAGACGCATCGTGAGAACTACTCTGCCTCAAATCAGTCTCAGCAAAACCGAAGATCATGCTGAGCTTGAAGCAAAAGTAGCGGCAGTTATTGGCCAGGATTGAACCTCAATTGTTTTCTACTCCTTTTGGAGACGAGCCTGGCAAATCTCGATCATTAGCGTGCGCCTCGGTCCCAGACGGGCCTCGGGGCTACCTAAGAATACGAATAGTCGCTTTAATGGTGGTATCGCCGGAACTCGCCCAACAAGCTGTTCTGGAATGGGTAGCCTCTACCAAATTAGGTTATCTGTTTTAGCTGTGTCCGGTGTTTACATCCCTTCCCGAAGCTGTTATTGCGAGTTCCGGCTGTAACTGCGCGCACGATGGGGCAAAGCTTGATTTGGTCGCGCCTTTCTTTTTAGAAACGAGGAACCCCATGCCGCGAGCCTGCAGAGTTTGTACCGATCGCCGCCGCGACGAAGTTGATGCTGCTCTTCTCTCCGGCGCTTCTGTTGCGTCGGTAGCTCGCGACTTTGATTTCCCTGACACCAACATGCGTCGGCACAAAGAACTGCACTTGACTTCGGCTGCTAGCGCCTCTGTCTCACGGCCCGCCGCACTGATGTCTTCGATTGACTTCTTACAGGCACGCGATGAGGACCTCGCGTCTGTTCAGAGGATGGCGATCACTCGCGGGCACACGCAAGCGGCCGTGGCCGCCCTCAGCCAGAGGATCAAGATCGGCCTCGAGATCGCAAACCTCCGCGGCGAGATTCTTCCAAAGCCAAGATCGGCGTTCTTTGCAACTCTGGACAAAGAGACCGCGGCACGGATCGCCAACAGTTACTTGAAACACGAGGCACTTAGCCATGCAATCATCGACGTCCGTCAAAAGTGAGGAAGTCTTCGCGCTCGCGCGACTCAGCCTGGCAGCCTATGCCCCGCTCATGTTCCCTTCATTTCAGCTGTCCCCGCACCACTCGAAGCTCATTCGCAAACTCGAAGCTGTAGAAGCAGGCCGCCTTCGCCGCCTGCTTATCTCCATGCCGCCTCGGCATGGCAAGTCACTGCTGGCTACGACGATCTTCCCTGCGTGGTATCTGGGGCGCAATCCTGACAAATCGGTGATTACGGCCAGTTACGGCCAGGACCTCGCTGACGATTTTGGCAGGCAGGTCCGAAACTTCGTCAATGATACTTATACGCAGGCTGCTTTCCCGGAGCTCAAAATTGCGGATGACTCAAACTCCATGAAGAGATTCACCACGACCGCGGGCGGGAATTATTTTGCCGTCGGTGTGGGGGCGGCTATCACCGGCCGGGGAGCGAACTTGCTCCTCATCGACGATCCAATCCGCAACATGGAGGACGCCCGCAGCGAAGTTATGCTGCGCACGCTGCACGATTGGTTTTCCACGGTCGCGTACACGCGCCTGGCCCCCAACGGGGCCGTGGTGGTCATCCAGACGCGCTGGTCGCATGACGATCTCATTGGCTGGTTGCTCAGGGAACATCCGAACGAAGGTTGGGACTACCTCAACATGCCGGCGATCGCTGAAGTCGACGGAGACGGTCGCAAGGAAGGGGAAGCGCTTTGGCCCGACCGATTCGACTTGGCGGATCTCAAGTCCAAACGCTCCATACTCGGTGGTAAAGCATTCGACGCGCTCTATCAAGGCCGCCCAACCACTGAAGAGGGCGCGGTCTTTCAGCGGTCCTGGTGGCAGAGCTACACAGAGTTTCCAAAGTTTCGTCGCATCGTTCAGTCGTGGGACACGGCATTCAAGACGGGCTCAGAGAACGATTACTCGGTTTGCACAACGTGGGGAGAGGCTCAGGATGGCTTTTACCTCCTTCACCGTTACAAGAAACGGGTTGAATTTCCCGAGTTAAAGCGCCAAGTAGCACTCTTGGCTGCAGAGTGGAAGCCTCGAATCATCCTGATCGAAGACAAAGCCTCGGGTCAGTCGCTTCTGCAGGAGATCAAGCAAAGCACCCGCTTTGCGGTTCGGCCGATCAAGGTAGACACCGACAAGCTGTCCCGAGCTCACGCTGCAAGCCCTCTAGTCGAATGCGGTAAGGTCTTCCTACCAAAGGCGGCACCGTGGCTGGAAGACTACTTAACCGTCATGTCGACATTTCCCGCCGGCGCCCACGATGATGACGTGGATTCGACAACGCAGGCACTGAACTACTTGCGCGGCAGCAACCAGGCTCATGGACTGATCGAAGCCATGAAGCAGCTGGGCGGCGCGTCGCACGAGGATCAGACTGAGTGGCTGGGCTTATCGAAGCCGGCTGCGCCCGTACCGGACCCGGTCCTGCAGTGTGAGAGATGCGGCTCAGACTTCATCCAGAAACTGTCTTCAGGCTTTCGCTGCGGCATGTGCGCCCACCAGTTTGGCGCGCAGGCATGCGTGTACTCGGAAACTCAGCAGATGCCTTCGTGGAGGATGTGATGCTGTTTAAAGTGAGGCAGGCGTTCGGGGTGAACTCATTGAATTGCAGATTGATTATCGCCAAGCGGCCGCTGCTTTCACAATCGGTACATCAGCGAACTATGAAGAAAATCCCGGAGCTCCAACTAAGGCCTTGTAACGGGGCAAGCCACTTAGTTGAGGTTAAAGTCATTCCAGTGTGTTCAATCTTAAGGAAGCATAGTTTCTATAAACAATCAACGTCAACAAAACAAGTACGTCGTTATAGAGCGTTTGTGGTTCCTTTAAGAGCTAAAGGCGATGAGCGACTTAGGTAATCCTGCGAACCGCTCTACTAGAATGGTCGAATTGGGAAACATTACTCTCAATTCTCCCCGCGGGATTAGCCGAATTTCCGCCAACATGTCCTCAATCTTCTGGGGAGTTGGATGCTTGACCAACGCCCATACTGAAAACCGAAGAGCGTAGCGTCGGATAGGCTTGGGAAGCCAATGGACAAATGGCGTGCTGTAATGCGGCTCTACGGGAAAGCGCGGATCCGGTGTTTGAACCCAATATCGTTTAGCGACCCGGCGTATCTCTGATGCCATTGCACATTGCTGAGCGACTGTGCCCAAATGTTCAATGACGGAATTTGAAAACGCCAAGTCGAATTGACCATCTGCAAATGGCATGTTGGCTGCATCAGCGGTTATCCATGTGCATCCTTCTGGCGGATTGCCCCGCTTTTCAGTATTGTTCAAGATTACGACCCGCGCCGGGAACGGCAGGCCCAAATCTTTCACTAGTCTCCAAAAATACTCCCCTCCCCCGACGTCTAAGACGGTTGTGGACGAATTAATTCCCATTTTCTCGTAGCATAGGGCAATGCGCCTGCTTCTGAAGTACGAGGAACCTACTCGTTTAGCGTTGAAAATTTCTAGCATGGCATGTCTCTCCTTTTGTGCATGCAAGTGCTGTCATCAAAGTTAAGTTCTGGTGGGATACAAGTTAGTTCGATAAGTGACTGTACGTCAAGCACAAAGAGGCAAGAGCAGTATCTGAATAGTCGCCGGCTTAACAAGGGTAAATGTTACGTTGGAGAAGCATTACTGGGCGGTCAATGAGACAAGGGTATGTAGTCCAGTCAGATTCGGATAGAAACAGCGCATCTAAGAGGTAAGTTATTAGTTGTATCTTAGCTTGATCAGCCGTCTCATGGAACCGATAAGGGGTGCGTGCCGGAACCCTCTTGGAACTACAGGAGAACAACTAGACTATCTGTCTTTCAGCTTCGCATACTGCTCCGCACTCAAATTCAGCCAAATCACACCACGCCCGATCGATAGGCCGCGCTCGAAAGCCTGGCGATCCTCGAGCTTCATCACGGCACCGCCTCGTTCGGCGAACGCAAGCAACTCCTCGGGCGTGGCGAAGCAAACCTTCCGCGGTAAAGGCGTCTTGAGGTCCTCTTCAAGGAATCCACATCGCCATCCTTCGCGAAGCATGAAGGACAGATAAACCTTTCGCCGGCGAGGCGCACGCTCAGCTTCGCAGCGGACGCAGTAGCGCTCTCCCGGGAGATCGAAAACCGGCAGAACAGACTCGCAGCTACAACAAATCTTGCCAGCACGACGGCGTCGTCGTGGATGCTCTTTCACCGCCCATACCAGGATGGTATGGCGAAGAAAAGGAGAAAGTCATTGCCCAAGTTTGGTGCGCATGTGCGCGAATCGAAGAATTCGCCGGGCGACAAACCGTACGACTGAGACAAGCATCTCCAACAAACAAGAGTGGAGACGCAATGGCTCGAGTGCGCGAGTTTTGTGCTGCGAATATAGCCAGGCTGGTGCTCAGCATCGTCATCCTGGTAGGCTTACTGTTCGGCTTAGGAATTTGGATGTTCTACTCGGCCGGAAATGGCCGCCTAGTCGATCAACATCCTCAAGCAATTGTGCCCGCCAAATGAAGAGGACGTAGGCCCCGCAGCAAAATCTATGTGCCTCAAAAAGGAGGGGACGCAGAGGGCGCCCCCAGGATCCTGCTGTGTGTTGAGCGAGCCTCTAAGGGTATGGGCTCGCGCTACTGTAGAGATTCAAAATTCAGTGACTAGGGTTGTTCATACCGGTTCTGGTTCACTTCACTTGATGCTCGGCGGTCAGTAGGTGCTGGACTGACGACGTTGACACGGATCTTGCGATCCTTGAGGTCTGTCGTCCAAGTCCGCGCGAAAGAGCGGATAGCAGCTTTGGAAGCCGCGTACACCGAATTAGATGAGAAGCCCTTGCTCCCGACTACGGAACTGGTCAGGACGACCGTCGAGTCCTCTCGCATCAGCGGTAAAGCCTTCTGCACACTGAAAAGCAAACCCTTCACGTTTGCGCTAAAGATTCGTTCAAAATGCGCTTCGTCGATCTGGCCCATGGGTGCGTATTCCGCCGTTCCTGCGTTCGCGAAGACAATATCAAGTCTTCCGAACTCCTTTGTAATTTGATTGAAGAGACGATCGAGGTCGGCCATATCTGCGACGTTTCCCTGTACGCCGATACATCCTTTACCGATCTTCGTCACGGCTTCTTCAACCTTGTCTTTGCGGCGCCCGGTTACGTAGATCTGTGCCCCCTCGGCTACAAAGAGCCTTGCAGTAGCAAAGCCAATTTCGCTCGTGCCGCCGGTGATCAGAGCAACTTTTCCTTCGAGCTTTCCCATGCCACTCCCCTTTATGTTGTCGATCTGTCCGGCGATAGCCTTGACCCTCGCGGTCTGACTACTTCTAACCCTTGGGTTTTAATGTCGATACTTCTACCGTTTCGACCTTCTCTCGCATGCCTTTGCGAAAGGGGGTCTCATCAACTTTCACTTGAGGCTTGAGCTCTTCAGGTCTTGGTTGATGAACATGCTCTTCAATCAATTTTGTCTGCAGTGGCTCTTCAAGATCCGGGCGGTTCGTGATGTTTCCTTCATTGTTTTTCTCTCAAGGAGATCGAAAGAGCCTCCCGGGGTTGGCGTACCTTCGCAGCGAAAAGGAAGAAGTCGAACAATCAGCTTCCGAATAGAGGAGGGCAGGTGTGAGGCAGTTGGTGCATCAGCTCACTTGAACAACGCGCCAGCGCCTTCCAACCGGCAGTCTTTACTTGTCGAAAGATTGACTGGCCCGAACAATAACGTCTGTGACCTCGTCTGGTTTAGCCAGCATGATCACGTGGCACGAATCAGCGGTTATGGTGACGGCATTCATGCGTTTTGACATGAACTCTTCCAACTGTGGCTGAATGATGCGATCTCGCCCTGCAATGATGAACCAGGATGGCTTGGTCCGCCATGCTGCAGCCGTGACCGGTGTACCCAACACATCTTGGGCTGTTGGGCCTTGCGTCGCGATAAGCGTCGTCTTCTCTCTCAGAGGTAGATCTTCTGCAAAGTCGGTCAAGATTCCTTTTGGCAGCAGCTTCAGGTTTCCGAGAGAGTCTGACGTAATCAAATTGTCCGCAGCTATGGGGGCAGGTGGATACATGGAATTGAGCGTCACAGCAGACTCGCCCGCGTCTGGTGCGTACGCCGCCACGTATACCAAGCCAATAACTTTTGGATCATTTCCAGCTTGCGTGATGACAACTCCGGCATATGAATGACCTACGAGGAGTACCGGCGGAGGCGCAATCGCGATCGCACGCTCAACCGTGGCAACATCGTTGGCCAGAGACCTCAGCGGAAGCTGGACCGCCACCACGTTGAGACCCTTCTCCTCCAGACGCGGGATGACCTTTGTCCAGGATGAACCGTCCGCCCATGCCCCATGAACGAGCACTACTGTTCCTATCTTGCTGGGTTTGAACTCTTGAGCCGCTGATTGTCCTGTTGTACAAAGAAGTGCTGCGACCGCGATGCCAGCCGCTATGCCGATCCTGAGTATCTTGAAGCTTTTCATGTTATCTCCTGTTTCCGGGTTGACTTGTATTAGGGGGAGCAATCACTCGGTGAGGGTCAGTGGTTGCCGAATCGAATGAATTGCTCAGTCACCCCTCCACTAGAGACGTAGACAGCATGACCCGTGATTGAGAGAGAGAGTGCATCCGTGGCGACGGCGACCTGCTTGGTTTTATTGCAGTCCGCCCGAGGCTTGTATGATTTGCCCGGTCACCCAGCGTGATTTGTCAGAGGCAAGAAACGTAACGACATCCGCAACGTCCTGGGTCGTTCCAGCGCGCCCCAGTGGCGTTTGGGTAACAAGGTCAACCACAAAGGCCGTCTCAGAATTCATTCCCAAGGCACTGACGCCCTCGGTCAGTACAATCCCGGGATTTACCGAGTTCACTCGGATACCGCGCCTGCCTAGTTCTTTGGCGAGAACATGGGTGATGGAATCGGAGGCTGCTTTGGTTGCCGTGTACATCACCGTGCCAGGCAGATTGAGGGTCGTACCGGCGGTGCCGATGTTGATGATGCTTCCGCCGGCGTCGCCAAAGCGAAGAGAAGCTTCCTTGCACATCAGAAGTGTTCCCAAGACATTCGTATCGAATTGCCTCCGGTACTCCGCCTCTTCGATCTCCGCGAGAGGACCAAACTTGTAAACGCCTGCGTTATTGACGAGGATGTCTACCTTGCCGAAAGCCGCAATCGCCTCCTCGAAGATCCGCCTCACCTCCGAGAGGTTACTAACTGATCCCTGAATGGCTATCGCAATGCCGCCTGCCGCAGTGATTGCGGCCACAGTCTTTTCCGCACCGGCCTTGTCTGAAACATAATTCACGACTATTGACGCCCCTTCGGCTGCCAGCGCTTTTGCGATGGCCGAGCCGAACCCCTTGGAACTTCCGGTGACGATCGCGACTCTACCGTCTAGATCCTTATGCATGAGGAGTCCCTATATCTTTCGAGCGCCGAACTCGTCGGTCATTTCCTAGACTACGAATCTGGCTTCAACTCGTCTTGGCAAATGAGCTTCAGGATTGTTCGAAACAATCGACAGAGTGACGCGATTCTGCACAATCCTCAGAATGGCAATGTCAGGTTCACCAATCAAGCCTGCGAAGGAGGGACCTTTGCTCTTGCTTGCAAGATCTTTCCCCAAACGGCGAGATGATCCAAGATCGCCCAGACTGTCACTCTCGTGTCATCGACAAAGTCGTATTCAACATGAAGCAAGGTATCGCTCAAATCCCTTCTCACAACGATCCGTGCGGACTCCAAGGATCGGAGATTGGCTCTTAGTGCCTTCTTCGACGCCTGAGGAATGAGCCTCATGAGTCGGCTGAGGCAAACGGGTTCGGTTCGCATGGCGCATAGGATTTCCAGGCTCCATTTGCCCTGTATGACCGTTTTTACTCCGGAAACCCGTTGAATGTAATCTGCGCATTCGTGATAGGCCTGCATCAGTCACCCCAAGTCCAAGCAACACTTGGGCAATCTAAATAAGACGACCAGTCGTACTACCATGCCATCTCACAGCAGCGATGTGTATGACAATTTTCTTCTTTGACGATGTCTTCAGACAAAACTCAGCGCGATAAGCCAAGCATTCGGCGGATCGGCACCATATCGTTGTCTGGTTGCCATTGAGACATCCGTGGCGCAGATAATCGAGCAGCCTCTGCGAGGGTGTTCACCTTCTGTCAACGATGAAGGATTGAGCGAGCATGACTGTAAGAAACAATGAGCAGGGGACGCGGTCGCTCATACTTCAAGCTGCATTCGAGATCGTCTGTATCTATGGGTTTTCCGGAGTGACATTAGGGAATCTCGCAAAACACATAGGAATGTCGAAGAGTGGCCTCTTTGCACATTTCAAATCGATAGAGCAACTTCACCGGGAGCTGATTAAGCACATTGGCAGTGTCTTTCGCTCGGAAGTTGTGTCCCCAGCTCTCACTGTCGCCGAAGGGCTCCCTCGATTGGAAGCCACCATCGCAAACTGGTTGACGTGGGCGTCTCGTCCGACGGCGTTAGGCGGCGCTCCACTCTTAGCTGGCTTTTTCGAATTCGATGACCGTGAAGGTTCGGTCCGAGATTCTCTCTTAGAGGAAGGAATTCGTTGGTGTACTCACCTGCGGCAGCTCGTTACCCAAGCCATCGCAATGGACGACTTCCGCCAGGATCTTGACGCAGAGCAGTTTGTCTTCGAGCTTTGCGGTATCTACTTCAGCTTCCATGTCTCGGAGCGCTTCATGCGCGATTCAGGCTCGCGTGGTTTCGCAACACTCGCTGTCGAAGAACTCATCAAACGTGCTCGCAGGCGTTAGCGAGTCATTCGATATGCAAACTCCACAACAAGGGAGATTACACCTTGAAGTCCCTACGCCAGCGGCCGGGGCTGGTGCCCGTGAGCTTCGCGAATGTTCGATTGAAGGACGCTTGGTCACAAAATCCGGCTTGGAAGGCAATCTCTATAAGGGATTCATTGGAGTTGAGAAGGAGCTGCTTAGCGTGATCGACTCGCTGAGCGATGACCCAGCGATGGACAGGAAGTCCGAAGCTTTTCTTGAAGGACCGCGCGAAATGGCTCACAGACAAGCGGCACTCTTTGGCAATTACCGCCAGCTTGACATCGTCGTACGT includes these proteins:
- a CDS encoding TetR/AcrR family transcriptional regulator; amino-acid sequence: MTVRNNEQGTRSLILQAAFEIVCIYGFSGVTLGNLAKHIGMSKSGLFAHFKSIEQLHRELIKHIGSVFRSEVVSPALTVAEGLPRLEATIANWLTWASRPTALGGAPLLAGFFEFDDREGSVRDSLLEEGIRWCTHLRQLVTQAIAMDDFRQDLDAEQFVFELCGIYFSFHVSERFMRDSGSRGFATLAVEELIKRARRR
- a CDS encoding winged helix-turn-helix transcriptional regulator, whose product is MQAYHECADYIQRVSGVKTVIQGKWSLEILCAMRTEPVCLSRLMRLIPQASKKALRANLRSLESARIVVRRDLSDTLLHVEYDFVDDTRVTVWAILDHLAVWGKILQARAKVPPSQA
- a CDS encoding alpha/beta hydrolase, whose amino-acid sequence is MKSFKILRIGIAAGIAVAALLCTTGQSAAQEFKPSKIGTVVLVHGAWADGSSWTKVIPRLEEKGLNVVAVQLPLRSLANDVATVERAIAIAPPPVLLVGHSYAGVVITQAGNDPKVIGLVYVAAYAPDAGESAVTLNSMYPPAPIAADNLITSDSLGNLKLLPKGILTDFAEDLPLREKTTLIATQGPTAQDVLGTPVTAAAWRTKPSWFIIAGRDRIIQPQLEEFMSKRMNAVTITADSCHVIMLAKPDEVTDVIVRASQSFDK
- a CDS encoding glucose 1-dehydrogenase, translated to MHKDLDGRVAIVTGSSKGFGSAIAKALAAEGASIVVNYVSDKAGAEKTVAAITAAGGIAIAIQGSVSNLSEVRRIFEEAIAAFGKVDILVNNAGVYKFGPLAEIEEAEYRRQFDTNVLGTLLMCKEASLRFGDAGGSIINIGTAGTTLNLPGTVMYTATKAASDSITHVLAKELGRRGIRVNSVNPGIVLTEGVSALGMNSETAFVVDLVTQTPLGRAGTTQDVADVVTFLASDKSRWVTGQIIQASGGLQ